In Vibrio bathopelagicus, one DNA window encodes the following:
- a CDS encoding EAL domain-containing protein, which yields MHCSFNINNNNESLQLIYNEEKIYIKRDSNKISEETLNSKESFVLKFLLEHSSISNPQSARDVEESFKLHFDEEFSLYALKNIIASIRKKYRSLCKKANVNNKNELISNLYKVGYFIDLDKSSTNRIAPKYNINQFKPSHKDVLKLMFNAYQKELIRSLILVFTVSSIILFVVYFFQILYTTKIADEYSQNTKEIAEEVMSYGCNNEGTVHALRHSLNLDSVVMTTPLGSCYVSKTRSKMVELDQIDDFYDSADFAYSRFTDPEHDIDLTVRISKGSIEARYRNSLLPLLVDSVSIQKNGYYILNLGENSKSIYQAPLPSGASITFYSNDIAALWVTLALLLATLLYHSYILGFVVYILRWKNISFEEEPIINTEDSSVLYYELLSRVRNVGVLDFINTMRRINLLTFHTILLIETVKNAKANNSHEIYGVNVCPSALVGTNFEKIRHHLAAMEANEFVVEITEYSNIGYGCEVIDNIRDIKKLGITIALDDFGTGNNNIEIISIISPTYLKLDRCFVKDIESGEHHQAVLLNISEIGRLSNITMIYEGVETRRQQYILCQLGYNLHQGYLYSRPSNSEE from the coding sequence ATGCACTGTTCTTTCAACATAAATAACAATAATGAGAGCTTGCAACTAATTTATAATGAAGAAAAAATATATATCAAAAGGGACAGTAATAAAATATCAGAAGAAACCCTTAATAGTAAAGAGAGTTTTGTTCTAAAATTTTTATTAGAACATTCATCAATATCAAACCCTCAATCGGCTAGAGATGTTGAGGAGTCATTTAAATTACATTTTGATGAGGAGTTCAGTTTGTACGCATTAAAAAACATTATCGCGTCGATAAGAAAGAAATATCGTAGCCTATGTAAAAAGGCCAACGTAAATAATAAAAATGAACTGATATCGAATCTCTATAAAGTCGGTTACTTCATCGACCTTGATAAAAGTTCTACCAATCGAATTGCACCGAAGTACAACATCAACCAATTCAAACCCAGCCACAAAGACGTGTTAAAGCTGATGTTCAACGCTTACCAAAAAGAGTTGATAAGATCTTTGATACTTGTGTTCACTGTTTCTTCAATTATCTTATTCGTTGTCTACTTTTTCCAAATCCTTTATACGACGAAAATCGCAGATGAATACAGTCAAAACACCAAAGAAATTGCTGAAGAAGTCATGAGTTACGGCTGCAACAACGAAGGCACAGTCCATGCGTTAAGGCACTCACTCAATCTGGATTCTGTAGTGATGACGACTCCTTTGGGTTCATGTTATGTATCCAAAACACGGTCAAAGATGGTAGAACTCGATCAGATTGATGATTTTTACGATAGCGCTGATTTTGCTTACTCACGATTCACCGACCCTGAGCATGACATTGACCTTACTGTGCGGATCTCCAAAGGCTCAATTGAAGCTCGATACCGAAACTCGTTACTGCCTTTGTTAGTTGACTCTGTCTCCATCCAAAAGAATGGTTACTACATTCTAAACCTTGGAGAAAACAGTAAATCTATCTATCAAGCCCCACTACCAAGCGGTGCGTCCATCACCTTCTACAGTAACGACATTGCCGCGTTGTGGGTTACGTTGGCTCTGCTATTAGCCACCCTGCTCTATCACTCTTATATTTTAGGTTTTGTGGTCTATATACTTCGCTGGAAAAACATATCTTTTGAAGAAGAGCCCATCATCAACACAGAAGATAGTAGCGTGCTGTATTACGAACTGTTGTCTAGGGTACGAAATGTCGGTGTGTTGGACTTTATCAACACCATGAGACGCATCAACCTACTCACTTTCCATACGATTTTACTGATTGAAACCGTCAAAAATGCTAAGGCCAATAACAGCCACGAGATTTATGGTGTGAATGTTTGCCCAAGTGCATTAGTGGGAACGAATTTCGAGAAAATTCGACATCACTTAGCCGCAATGGAAGCAAATGAGTTTGTGGTTGAGATAACCGAATACTCAAATATCGGTTATGGATGTGAAGTGATCGATAACATCAGAGACATTAAAAAGCTGGGCATTACTATCGCGCTGGATGATTTTGGGACCGGAAACAATAACATCGAAATCATCAGTATCATTTCCCCGACTTACCTCAAATTGGACCGTTGTTTTGTCAAAGACATCGAGTCTGGGGAGCATCACCAGGCCGTGCTGCTCAACATCTCTGAAATTGGACGCTTGTCCAACATTACAATGATTTACGAAGGCGTAGAGACTCGCAGGCAACAATATATCTTGTGCCAACTAGGCTACAACCTGCATCAAGGCTACTTGTATAGCAGACCCAGTAACTCAGAAGAGTAA
- a CDS encoding PTS sugar transporter subunit IIA: MSLFDLVGNQGVIINSEENLTVDAAIDVTCSTLLASNKIEASYVEAIKQKHNDIGAYYVLAPKIAMPHARPEDGVNEASLQVTVFKKGVDLESEDNGNVYLSITLAAMDSDSHIHTIMALSELFQNDDDIDAIIAAETEQAIIEILKRY; encoded by the coding sequence ATGAGCCTGTTTGATTTAGTTGGTAACCAAGGCGTTATCATCAACTCTGAAGAAAACCTAACGGTTGATGCGGCGATTGATGTGACATGTTCAACACTGCTCGCAAGCAACAAAATCGAAGCAAGCTATGTTGAAGCTATCAAGCAAAAACACAACGACATTGGCGCGTACTATGTTCTAGCACCAAAGATTGCCATGCCGCATGCTCGTCCTGAAGATGGCGTTAACGAAGCATCACTGCAAGTGACTGTATTCAAGAAGGGTGTTGATTTAGAGTCGGAAGACAACGGTAACGTTTATCTTTCAATTACTCTGGCGGCCATGGATTCAGATAGCCATATCCATACTATTATGGCGCTGTCTGAACTGTTCCAAAATGATGATGACATTGATGCTATTATCGCTGCAGAAACAGAGCAAGCGATCATCGAGATCTTAAAGCGATACTAG
- a CDS encoding GNAT family N-acetyltransferase has protein sequence MFETVIDEELSIALVEESFATHYADYSQSQNEYLSQWLAWPPHCKTEQDFRIFIQRSLHDYAEGKSMTCAIVYQGKIVGNCSFNTIDHNTKKVTIGYWLSQTQQGKGIITRVVQKLIGIAFNELGMEKIEISAATENMSSRKVCERLHFTLEGIITCNENLNGRIIDHAIYGLHRLK, from the coding sequence ATGTTCGAAACTGTTATAGACGAAGAACTCTCCATCGCATTGGTCGAAGAAAGCTTCGCTACCCACTACGCTGACTATTCACAAAGCCAAAATGAGTATCTTAGCCAGTGGCTAGCATGGCCACCGCACTGTAAAACAGAGCAAGACTTTAGGATTTTTATCCAGCGCTCGTTACACGATTATGCTGAAGGGAAAAGCATGACATGTGCCATCGTGTATCAAGGGAAAATCGTCGGTAACTGCAGTTTCAATACCATCGACCACAATACCAAGAAGGTAACGATTGGCTATTGGTTGTCACAGACTCAACAAGGCAAAGGCATCATCACTCGTGTAGTTCAAAAACTGATTGGTATTGCTTTCAATGAGTTAGGTATGGAAAAGATTGAAATATCAGCCGCCACTGAGAACATGAGCAGCCGTAAAGTTTGTGAGCGCTTACATTTCACATTGGAAGGCATCATCACTTGTAACGAGAACTTGAATGGTCGCATCATCGACCACGCTATTTATGGCCTGCATCGTTTAAAGTGA
- a CDS encoding ABC transporter ATP-binding protein — MSTLLSVKNVTKTYSNQVGVENISFELKPGQVLGLLGHNGAGKSTLIKSLLGGHSYQGEIEVNGYHPIHQHAELMQHLSYISDVNVLPEWMTVKQLLRYTQGVHPSFNKQKAEQTLSSTNIKLSSTIKQLSKGMKVQLHLAIIIATDTQVLILDEPTLGLDLLYRDTFYRHLLEWFHDGERAMIIASHEVSEIEHLLTDVLILKQGHCVLKKSMEDIENDYFIIDVANNHSSEIQKLNPLTSQPGLGSTKWLLEGQYKAQVESLGNIYNVGLADLFLATQTEKA, encoded by the coding sequence ATGAGTACTTTACTTTCAGTGAAAAACGTAACCAAAACCTATTCAAACCAAGTGGGTGTTGAGAACATCAGCTTTGAGTTAAAGCCGGGGCAAGTGCTTGGGCTGCTTGGACACAATGGCGCGGGTAAATCGACACTGATCAAATCACTGCTTGGTGGGCACAGCTATCAAGGTGAGATTGAGGTGAATGGTTACCATCCTATCCACCAGCACGCAGAACTCATGCAGCACTTATCGTACATTTCAGATGTAAACGTGTTACCTGAGTGGATGACAGTGAAACAACTGCTTCGCTACACCCAAGGTGTACACCCAAGCTTCAACAAGCAAAAAGCCGAACAGACGTTAAGCAGCACCAACATTAAGCTCTCTTCAACGATTAAGCAGCTTTCTAAAGGGATGAAGGTACAACTTCACCTTGCGATCATCATTGCAACCGACACTCAGGTGTTGATCTTAGATGAGCCAACGCTGGGGCTTGATCTACTCTACCGCGATACTTTTTATCGTCACCTCCTAGAGTGGTTCCATGACGGCGAACGCGCCATGATCATTGCTAGCCATGAGGTTTCAGAGATTGAACACCTACTAACGGACGTGTTGATTCTGAAGCAAGGCCACTGTGTGTTGAAAAAGAGCATGGAAGACATCGAGAACGACTATTTCATTATCGATGTCGCAAACAACCATTCAAGCGAGATCCAGAAGCTCAACCCACTGACCTCACAGCCTGGGTTAGGAAGTACTAAGTGGTTACTGGAAGGCCAATATAAAGCGCAAGTTGAGTCATTGGGTAACATCTACAACGTGGGTCTCGCGGACCTATTCCTTGCAACACAGACGGAGAAGGCATAA
- a CDS encoding putative quinol monooxygenase produces MSKVILQGHILVPDNDLEAVTQALVVHKELTLSEPGCIVFRVSQSSLQPNRFEVYEEFTSREAFEAHQQRVKASEWGHISKNVTRHYQITDVTTS; encoded by the coding sequence ATGAGTAAAGTAATTCTACAAGGGCATATTCTTGTGCCAGACAACGACCTAGAAGCTGTCACACAAGCGCTGGTTGTTCATAAAGAACTCACACTCTCAGAACCCGGTTGTATCGTATTTCGAGTCAGTCAAAGTTCACTTCAGCCTAATCGATTTGAAGTTTATGAAGAGTTCACTAGTAGAGAAGCATTCGAAGCCCACCAGCAGCGAGTAAAAGCCTCTGAATGGGGTCACATCTCAAAGAACGTAACTCGTCATTATCAAATAACCGACGTTACGACCTCATAA
- a CDS encoding type II secretion system protein, with product MSKQNGFTLLELIVALLILAVVSATAIVKFLDIQGNARASKIHDVAGNLRTGIDMIYAKSAIGGVEGQCNYVEKTEVETYYVCHGYPIAYVDALRRLLNIDETELHVINKEVIPDSNAERVAAISFDTDSYTYLPEGDFCQVLYQPEKEPQIVVLDGAC from the coding sequence ATGAGCAAACAAAACGGCTTCACTCTCTTAGAACTTATCGTCGCTTTATTAATCTTAGCGGTGGTTTCTGCCACGGCCATCGTCAAGTTCTTAGACATTCAAGGAAATGCTCGTGCGAGTAAAATACACGATGTGGCAGGCAACCTACGCACAGGCATAGATATGATCTACGCTAAATCTGCAATCGGTGGTGTCGAAGGGCAATGTAACTATGTCGAGAAAACCGAGGTTGAAACCTATTACGTTTGTCATGGTTACCCAATCGCTTATGTCGATGCCTTAAGGCGTCTGTTGAACATTGATGAAACTGAACTTCACGTCATCAACAAGGAAGTCATACCTGACAGCAATGCAGAGCGAGTAGCCGCTATCTCTTTTGACACTGACAGCTACACCTATTTACCTGAAGGTGATTTTTGTCAGGTGCTGTATCAGCCAGAAAAAGAGCCACAAATCGTCGTCCTTGATGGTGCATGTTAA
- a CDS encoding sensor histidine kinase, whose translation MRKFIVTKLRSVSMFARLYLGIVTGMSATIFLFLNLGEGHMRRTEIETFLNDGSYFVEQYIRQHNQVNSLYQELDKTGYQQFYIFNLRLLENWSGELPCQKCELYTTLNGVPIYLSDNNLYSAVFQLPNSKFSFVFSEVGDFFSPDIEWYEDSERHFLIGLLLAVIVAIGASVYLPVRRFQERIELLVEKQKQFGRGKLSTRSSMDEIHPVSDLASSFNVMAEEIESKVKQSHIFAQAIPHEVRTPLSRIQLATDLLRRGAPIHHQALFDDIDGYIEDINELTSEIIMLSKLNVMDNSFFELVKVRADLAEYCLDRIRYSELDNIRFESKITRDFDIKCDCMMARLVFDNILKNAGNYTQDKIWMTLDENSESWLVVIEDNGSGIPEDRRDEVFLPFSRLDSSRTSATGGSGLGLAIAISAAKKLAWDIKIDDSNHGGAKFSIVIPKVV comes from the coding sequence TTGCGTAAGTTTATTGTTACTAAGTTACGTTCAGTTTCTATGTTCGCCCGTCTATACCTTGGCATTGTGACTGGGATGTCGGCGACGATCTTCTTGTTCTTGAACCTTGGTGAAGGGCACATGCGAAGAACCGAGATCGAAACGTTTCTTAACGATGGTTCTTACTTTGTTGAACAATATATCCGTCAGCATAATCAAGTGAACTCGCTATACCAAGAACTCGATAAAACAGGCTACCAACAATTTTATATCTTCAATTTACGCCTGTTAGAAAATTGGTCGGGAGAACTTCCCTGCCAAAAATGCGAGTTATATACAACATTAAATGGTGTGCCGATTTATCTCAGTGACAACAATCTCTATTCGGCGGTATTTCAACTTCCAAACTCAAAATTTAGCTTCGTATTCAGTGAGGTAGGCGATTTTTTCTCTCCTGATATTGAATGGTATGAAGACTCTGAAAGGCATTTTTTAATAGGACTATTGTTGGCGGTTATTGTGGCAATTGGTGCTAGCGTTTACTTACCTGTGAGACGTTTCCAGGAAAGAATCGAGTTACTCGTTGAGAAACAGAAGCAGTTTGGTCGAGGTAAGTTAAGTACCCGCTCTAGTATGGATGAGATACATCCAGTGTCTGACCTTGCCAGCAGCTTTAACGTTATGGCTGAAGAGATCGAAAGCAAAGTTAAGCAAAGCCATATATTTGCCCAAGCGATCCCACATGAAGTTCGTACGCCGCTGAGCCGCATTCAGCTAGCGACGGATCTCTTAAGGAGAGGGGCGCCAATTCATCATCAAGCGTTGTTTGATGACATTGATGGTTATATTGAAGACATCAACGAGCTGACCTCGGAGATTATCATGCTGTCGAAGTTGAACGTGATGGATAACTCTTTCTTTGAGCTGGTGAAAGTGAGAGCGGATCTTGCTGAGTATTGCTTGGATAGGATTCGTTATTCGGAATTAGACAACATCCGTTTTGAATCTAAGATAACGCGAGATTTCGATATTAAGTGCGACTGCATGATGGCTCGTTTGGTGTTCGATAATATTCTCAAGAATGCGGGTAACTACACGCAAGATAAAATTTGGATGACTCTGGACGAAAACTCAGAGAGTTGGTTGGTGGTTATTGAAGACAATGGTTCTGGGATTCCAGAGGATAGACGAGATGAAGTCTTTCTGCCGTTTTCTCGCCTAGACTCAAGCAGAACGTCGGCCACGGGAGGCTCAGGATTGGGGCTTGCGATTGCCATTTCGGCCGCTAAGAAGCTAGCTTGGGATATCAAAATAGATGACAGTAATCACGGTGGCGCTAAATTTAGTATCGTGATTCCTAAGGTCGTATAG
- a CDS encoding response regulator transcription factor: MSKTKVLIVEDDQEIARLTTLYLEAEGYNVSVVHDGNLALEAIRNTEPDLVLLDLMLPGLSGAQICRQAREFYNGIILVLTASADEMSEVSLFKFGADDYVTKPIRGHALLARIEALLRRASPTVGITDTGTEKQCDIVINNTAQSATLYGQNLKLTSAEFEILNLLVNNVCQVVTRDQCCQLFRGIDYAFNDRSIDMRVSGLRRKLRMHAKDKQLIRTVRNKGYMLVA, from the coding sequence ATGTCGAAAACCAAAGTGCTCATTGTCGAAGATGACCAAGAGATCGCTCGTTTAACGACGCTTTATCTTGAAGCGGAAGGTTACAATGTCAGCGTTGTTCATGATGGGAATTTAGCGCTTGAAGCGATTCGTAATACTGAACCTGATCTTGTTCTGTTAGATCTGATGCTACCCGGCTTGAGTGGTGCTCAAATTTGCCGCCAGGCTCGTGAGTTCTACAACGGAATCATCTTGGTGCTTACCGCTTCAGCGGACGAGATGAGCGAAGTTAGCCTATTTAAATTTGGTGCAGACGACTACGTTACTAAGCCTATTCGCGGCCACGCACTTTTAGCTCGCATTGAGGCTTTGTTGCGCAGAGCGTCACCTACGGTTGGTATAACGGATACTGGCACTGAAAAACAGTGTGATATTGTCATTAATAATACGGCGCAAAGTGCCACGTTATATGGGCAAAATCTCAAGCTGACCTCGGCTGAATTTGAAATTCTAAACCTTCTTGTTAATAACGTCTGTCAGGTCGTGACTCGAGATCAGTGCTGTCAGTTATTTAGAGGGATTGATTACGCGTTTAATGACCGCTCGATTGACATGCGAGTTTCAGGTTTACGCCGTAAGCTGCGTATGCACGCAAAAGACAAACAGTTGATCCGCACGGTTCGCAACAAGGGGTATATGCTGGTTGCGTAA
- a CDS encoding putative bifunctional diguanylate cyclase/phosphodiesterase produces MSSVGFVRPKYLFTEFNMMTSYQPFEYLQCPIWIYDIDKKRITWANSSALPLWESESLFELTSRDFSVEMSKAIEATLEEYQRQFQRNQSIKTWWNFTPKYIAKRALCLFSGIPLPDGRTGMLVQVIAEEDSLKHDLACSDGSNLSLLFDRSGAVVSANSAFSQNYGSPFTTLSDFVSSEEIAAQWLFSARKGREILEEVSCHIGDKAHHFDVQGKWLFDKSELLLNLTCTTKQKEKLIKARYNAEHDCLTELYNRRGITNLLETSIAYRSPFELMFVDLDGFKLVNDTYGHSVGDQLLKQVGERLKQLVDETCMIGRFGGDEFIVIAHICRNHNIPLLCSRIIDALNRSFHISGIGTLSVGCSIGTAHFPDNAVDQESLLKQAGMAMHIAKANGRNRFQTFTPNLAQVLHRKVEIRHRLTQALENDDLNLHYQPIMNINHGKVKGFEALLRWSDKELGNIGPDEFITVAEETGQIVPLGKWVLNSALKQLSIWHREFDSELMMSINISSIQMHASFAEQLSAMLNFYNIHPQSIALEITESSMIFKHGEVRQSLNDISKLGVELHLDDFGTGYSSLSMLHDLPISTVKLDKSFVHGSHKGSKAIVQATHAICDKLGLKVIAEGVETKTQKEFLIDCGYQYLQGFLFSKPIPSNEVEIQFLSA; encoded by the coding sequence ATGAGTTCAGTAGGCTTCGTTCGCCCAAAATATCTGTTTACCGAGTTTAATATGATGACAAGTTATCAACCTTTCGAGTATCTCCAGTGTCCAATTTGGATATATGACATTGATAAGAAGAGAATAACTTGGGCAAACAGCAGCGCCCTTCCTCTTTGGGAGTCTGAATCTTTATTTGAGCTGACATCACGTGACTTTAGTGTCGAAATGTCAAAGGCGATAGAAGCCACACTTGAAGAATACCAAAGACAGTTTCAGCGAAACCAAAGCATCAAGACATGGTGGAACTTCACGCCCAAGTACATTGCTAAGCGGGCTCTGTGTTTGTTTTCTGGGATCCCATTGCCAGACGGCCGAACTGGAATGCTGGTACAAGTCATCGCAGAAGAAGATAGCCTAAAGCACGACCTCGCTTGTTCTGATGGCTCTAACCTATCCCTGTTGTTTGATAGATCGGGAGCAGTAGTAAGTGCTAACTCTGCATTTTCCCAAAACTATGGTTCGCCGTTTACCACCCTCTCCGATTTCGTTTCAAGTGAAGAGATAGCCGCCCAGTGGTTGTTTTCAGCACGCAAAGGTCGAGAGATTTTAGAAGAAGTCAGCTGCCATATTGGTGATAAAGCTCATCACTTCGATGTGCAGGGAAAATGGCTATTTGATAAGAGTGAGCTGCTGTTAAACCTGACTTGCACAACCAAACAGAAAGAGAAGCTAATAAAGGCCAGATACAACGCGGAACACGACTGCTTAACTGAGCTTTACAATCGCCGTGGCATCACCAACCTTCTGGAAACCAGTATCGCCTATCGCTCACCTTTTGAGTTGATGTTCGTTGATCTTGATGGCTTCAAACTGGTTAATGACACCTATGGCCACAGTGTCGGTGACCAACTGCTCAAACAAGTAGGTGAGCGTCTCAAACAACTCGTTGATGAAACCTGCATGATAGGTCGATTTGGTGGCGACGAATTCATTGTGATTGCCCACATCTGTCGAAACCACAACATCCCGTTACTTTGCTCGCGTATTATTGACGCACTAAATAGAAGCTTCCATATCAGTGGCATTGGCACCTTGTCTGTTGGTTGTAGCATTGGTACGGCACATTTCCCTGATAACGCCGTGGATCAAGAGTCATTGTTGAAGCAAGCAGGTATGGCAATGCACATTGCTAAAGCGAATGGTCGAAACCGCTTCCAGACTTTCACGCCGAACTTAGCGCAGGTTCTGCATCGGAAAGTAGAAATCCGCCATCGATTGACTCAAGCCTTAGAAAACGACGACCTTAATCTGCATTATCAGCCGATCATGAACATCAATCACGGCAAGGTGAAAGGGTTTGAAGCGCTACTTCGATGGTCAGACAAAGAGCTCGGTAACATTGGCCCTGATGAATTCATCACTGTGGCGGAAGAAACAGGTCAGATCGTACCGCTAGGAAAGTGGGTGCTCAATTCAGCCCTTAAGCAGCTATCTATATGGCATAGAGAGTTTGATAGTGAACTGATGATGAGCATTAATATCTCGAGTATTCAGATGCACGCGTCCTTTGCTGAACAACTGTCGGCCATGCTTAACTTCTATAATATCCACCCTCAAAGCATCGCCCTTGAAATCACCGAATCTTCAATGATTTTCAAACACGGTGAAGTTAGGCAGTCGCTGAACGATATATCCAAACTGGGTGTTGAGCTTCATCTTGACGATTTCGGCACTGGTTATTCCTCTCTATCCATGTTGCACGACCTACCAATTAGCACTGTTAAGCTCGATAAAAGCTTTGTCCACGGTTCGCACAAAGGAAGTAAAGCGATTGTCCAAGCGACCCATGCTATCTGTGACAAATTGGGGTTAAAGGTGATAGCTGAAGGCGTCGAGACCAAAACGCAGAAAGAGTTCTTAATCGACTGCGGATACCAGTATCTTCAAGGATTCTTGTTCAGTAAGCCTATTCCCTCAAATGAAGTCGAAATTCAATTTTTATCCGCTTGA
- a CDS encoding HD-GYP domain-containing protein, with amino-acid sequence MIQHCQNVTVDLRKALFGIAKALDNVGFESKNHGQRVGYIAYRCALSVGWEEEQAQLAFSLGLIHDCGVSQIDEQLSLTSGFVPDASYHHCQKGYQILKECPVLSIFAKPVLYHHTSWVELKAMPISELEKELAAIVMLADRVDYLYGITSSDRYGNLTPDGKASIIERLTEQADEMFETNLVQHMCELVDLDDFWFSMEIPYIENMRDNFEPVPFFSQQMSLDETVAFAEFIANVVDTKSSFTFKHSLKVGQLSEYLAKQLGYSYTTQRKLYLAGLVHDIGKLQTPNDILHKPDLLTEEEYCCIKRHATDTRFALQELFSSPQVCQWASNHHERLDGSGYPMGKTAEELDQPSRIVAVVDVFQALSQSRPYRAGMTLEQTMAILRDHVENYKLDREVFECLEKHAQYCFELSTDKRMYAF; translated from the coding sequence ATGATTCAACATTGCCAGAATGTAACCGTAGATCTTAGAAAGGCTCTATTTGGTATTGCGAAGGCGCTTGATAACGTCGGTTTTGAAAGCAAAAATCATGGACAGAGGGTGGGTTACATCGCGTATCGATGTGCTCTAAGTGTCGGGTGGGAAGAAGAGCAGGCGCAACTTGCGTTCTCATTGGGGTTAATTCACGACTGCGGTGTATCGCAAATTGATGAGCAACTTAGTCTGACTTCAGGGTTTGTTCCCGATGCGAGCTATCACCATTGTCAAAAGGGCTACCAAATACTAAAAGAATGCCCAGTTCTTTCTATATTCGCTAAGCCGGTGCTTTATCACCATACCTCTTGGGTTGAACTTAAGGCGATGCCGATCAGTGAGTTAGAGAAGGAGTTGGCTGCGATTGTCATGCTCGCGGATCGAGTGGACTACCTATACGGCATCACTTCTTCAGATCGGTATGGAAACCTGACACCAGATGGTAAAGCGAGCATCATTGAACGTTTGACTGAACAAGCAGACGAGATGTTCGAAACCAACCTTGTACAACATATGTGTGAGCTCGTCGATCTGGATGATTTTTGGTTCTCGATGGAGATCCCTTACATTGAAAACATGAGGGATAACTTTGAACCTGTGCCGTTCTTCTCTCAACAAATGTCGCTGGATGAGACCGTGGCTTTTGCCGAATTTATTGCCAATGTGGTTGATACCAAGAGTTCGTTTACCTTTAAGCACTCTTTGAAGGTTGGGCAACTCTCAGAATATCTTGCCAAGCAGTTGGGTTACTCATACACAACTCAGCGCAAACTCTATTTAGCAGGGTTAGTCCATGACATCGGCAAACTGCAAACACCTAATGACATTCTTCATAAGCCGGATTTGCTAACCGAAGAGGAGTATTGTTGTATTAAGCGTCATGCAACGGATACTCGGTTTGCACTGCAAGAGTTGTTTAGTTCTCCTCAGGTTTGCCAGTGGGCATCCAATCATCATGAAAGGTTAGATGGCTCAGGCTACCCGATGGGTAAAACTGCGGAAGAGTTAGATCAACCGAGTCGGATCGTTGCAGTAGTTGACGTGTTCCAAGCATTATCTCAGTCACGTCCGTATCGTGCTGGTATGACGTTAGAACAGACGATGGCGATTTTGAGAGACCATGTTGAAAACTATAAGTTAGATCGAGAAGTGTTTGAATGTCTTGAAAAACACGCACAGTACTGCTTTGAATTATCGACCGATAAAAGAATGTACGCGTTTTAA
- a CDS encoding GntR family transcriptional regulator yields the protein MTEWKDDQPIFRQLAAKISDQILQGVWLEQQALPSVRAVAADLKINHLTVMKSYQLLVDEGLVEKKRGQGMYVAEGALQKLKDSAHQTFINTQIPAIAETLGIIDMSVEELVKQLEQHIKDKS from the coding sequence ATGACCGAATGGAAAGACGACCAGCCGATCTTTAGGCAGCTTGCCGCAAAGATCAGTGACCAAATTCTTCAAGGTGTTTGGTTAGAACAACAAGCATTACCCTCTGTGCGTGCGGTTGCCGCCGATCTCAAAATCAACCACCTGACTGTCATGAAAAGCTATCAGTTACTGGTTGATGAAGGTCTAGTAGAGAAAAAACGCGGCCAGGGCATGTATGTCGCGGAAGGTGCACTTCAAAAATTGAAAGACTCGGCACACCAAACTTTCATTAACACACAGATCCCAGCCATCGCTGAGACGCTAGGCATCATTGATATGAGTGTCGAAGAACTCGTGAAACAGCTAGAACAACATATAAAGGACAAGTCATGA